CTTCTTCTATGAGGAGGCTTAAAATCATTGCTCCTAGGTATTCAGATGGCTTGAATCCAGGGCTGGAACATGGTTTCCAGAAGGTTGAAAGTGAGGATAAAATGCTCATTTCAGCCCAAAGATAGACTTGAAAGTCAGCAAGAAGCCACATCTGCAGGGGAGACCTAAGGGTGACAGGCTTTGAGCACAGGCAGAGAATCCTGGGGTGAGGAGCTAGGGAAGGGGAACTGAGGACGCTGCCCCAGAGACAGATtcctacttcatttatttttcctttgagaagCATTTACCTTCATATTAAGGATGGCAATAAGAataattctgtttcttctgtgaGGTCAGTTGTATTGGTTTTAGTTGACAATTTTCCTAAtttgtgttgtcattttttaaactgtagtttttttcaatttttggaaTTCACAACCACTCTTTTcctttaaagtggaaaaaatgatTTCAGTATGGTATCTATGTTGGATTTTTAACAGCTGAATAACGGGTTCTCATTGTTCCTGCTGAGAATGCACAGAATTTTCAGTCCTATGACAGGAACattggaagctctgcttctttcAGGCCACTTAAGTGCCCTGCCATTTCATTATCTATAGACTGCCCTCTGGAGGTCATAATGGGTTACTGCAGACTGTTTTGTTAAAGATGAAACAAAGTTTCCTCTCCACGTTACAACATCAACAAGAAATGTTCAAtagcaaatttcaattttaatagaAAGATATACATTAACGTGCCTGCCATTTGGTTTGAGGAGCACatatgtcttttgtttttaaaagcctcCTATTAGAATAAAATACTAGATTTTAGCTGACAACTATGAAAAGAATTGAACAAACGAGGCTTTGAGTGAGGAAAGTTAAAGCAGAAGAAAGCACTAAAACGGGAGACAAGGTAActgtcctcttccttcttccttccttcttccctttgtaGGATTGGCCCTGAGGTcctgaataaaagaataaatgtttaaaacttacattttatttttccgtAATAGGAAAAAATTATGTCCTACAtatgttctcaacaagatagtcTGTCAAGCAAAATAGCAGAATGCTGCAAACTGCCCACCACGCTTGAACTTGGCCACTGCATAATTCATGCAGAGAATGATGACAAACCTGAAGGCTTATCTCCAAATCTAAATAGGCTTTTAGGAGAGAGAGATTTCAACCAGCTTTCTTCGAGGGAAAAAGATTTCTCCCTGGCAAGGTAACACACTCTGTACATATATGTTCACACAAGTAAAGATTATTATGTGACTGACAGTTTTGTGTTGTTGAAATGGTTTCTGAATTCAGTATGTGAGAATAATGCTAGAATGTTCTGAGCCAAAGTATATTTAAACAGATATCTAGGGAATAAGGAGTGAGATCTCTCTTACACTGATGAGATTTCCACCACTGCTGTTATTAACTGGCTTGCTTATGAGATTGCATTTTGTTCTGTATCTGTTTCTCTGGAATCAGAAGCGTTGTCATCCCCGCATGGATTACTTGCATAAAGACCACCATTGGACATCCACATAGGATACGGATATTTTTGTAATAAGAAGGGCTCATATaattaaaaatgtgctttttcaCTGTGCTTGTGTTAAAAACTCTTCCCAAATATATGCTTGCATAGAGTAAGCAGTATAAAATAATGCTAGACAGAATGGCTTGCATTGAAACAGTTTGTTTGCTATTTATTGAATAGCAgtaatatatgttttatttctgtaaggaaATCAAAACATGTTTAGAGACATTTGTAGTATGGTAGTTTGTTATAATTGACGGGACttgttctcattctgtttgcCTTTAAGGGGAGCAAGcagttaatgcatttttttttttattgtacagTGTGTATCAATGGACACTATTAGAGGAGGGATTTGGGCAGCTCTTAGGACATTATACTTAATGATCTCCAAAGGTCTTTCTATATTTAAGAGTGTGCTTTTAATGTAGTAATGAAAATAATGgtacaatttcctttttaatattcccTGAGGATATTACTCCTTTGTTGCATTAAAATTAGACATGCACACATTGTTCACACAGCTAAATCAAATTATGCAGACAAGAACAATGTCCAGATTTAAGAAACCCATATTGACAATACTATTGGTGGCAGAACTAATACGATCTATTTCTACAACTTGGAAATACAATTAGTAAACTCAAGAATTCTCTTTAAATTTCCCCATTTGTATACATCCGAAAAGGattgtttatttaatagaagCAGTTCTTCAATGAGAAATGTTCTGGGCAGTAGAAATTTTCTCAGCTGAGAGTGACATTTTTCCCCCAGACAGTTGTGTGTCTTCCTTCACTCAGGTTCCCCTTCCAAAAGAGCCACCCAAAGAGACTTTTCTTGACTCTACACTCTAAATTGTGTCACCCCCCCTTgcctctcttctgccttccttaTTTCTCTTCATTGATTTATCACTACCTAAAATCAGATGACCCATTTCTTGTTTGCGTCTGTCTCCCTAGAATGCATGCTTTTGAGAGGGCAGACATTTTATCTTATACATTACTGAATCCTCATTGATTAAAGAAAACGCTTGCATAGAGTAAGCAGTGTAAAGATATTCATTGGATGGATAAATTTAAAGTCCATAATTGAAAAGCCAAAGAGAAGggtgcaaaagaaaacaaaataccattTAGAACAGTTTGGGGGTTATAATTTTTACTGATATTCTTGCTATACACAAAGTTCAAATCATATTTGATATCTAGGTTAACTTATTTGAATTTTAACTTCTGCATGCCATATAACAAGAATAATTTGTCTCTTAATTCCAATAACGTGGTATTTTTCACACATATTTCAGATTTACTTATGAATATTCAAGAAGACATACTAAGCTTGCTGTCCCAGTAATTCTAAGAGTTGTCAAAGGATACCAGGAGTTATTGGAGAAGTGTTCTCAGTCTGAACATCCTCTTGAATGCCAGGATAAAGGGGTAAATTGCTCTGGCTTTTTAGGGAGAATCTGAAAAACTAGGTTGATATCATGCATTAAAAGGGCTGTTTGTTTGAAAGCATCTAGTTATTAATGAGTAGTTAGCTAGTCTATTAATAGGTAATAATTTCTCTTTAGATATTCTAGCTATTAAGTAGTGATTAACTAGTAGTCAAGAACTGTTggcttattttagaaataaaaatgttaaccaaAAGTTCTTGGATgcacagaataaaaataatactcattTTTGAATAGCTCCAGAAAGGCAAGAATGTTGTGTAGAAAGAATTTCAATTACTCACCCAAAGATTGAGTTCTGCCATTGAATAACTTGGTGATTCACAAAGTTTTAAACTTAATCTTCCCAAAGTCCATTTgctttaattctcacaattcatctttaagagttaaaaaaaaaaaaaaccctctaaaagtgatatcatgatagaataaaatatttttggtcaATTTTTACATACAAGGTTATGtgtccagaaagagaaaaaaaatgtatgcaatAATGCTTGTATTTTCAGGAAGAAGAATCGGAGAAATATATCCAGGAGAGCCAAGCGCTGGCAAAGCGAAGCTGTGGCCTCTTCCAGAAATTAGGGGAATATTACTTACAAAACGCGTATgcttttttaaacagtatttttcatgatttaaaatgattaacTGGTGAGGGAAATACACATCTAAGTTAATTGCCCATGGCCACCCTGATTTCAGCCCCTTTGTCAGATTCAAAGTCAATGTAATTGATGGCCCAGTTTCCCCTGCAGGAATCCCCATCCCCCTCTCGCAAAGAGCAACAGAAGGCCTGTGAAGTCTGATTTACACTAGCTTTGGGGTCGCTAAACCATGCAGACTTTTGCAGTAAAGATATCCGTTCTATCATAGTCTATCATAGCTAAAAGCCCAAAAGATCAAAGTTAATATCAATGCAACTGCTCAAGTTGGAAATAGGCGTCAGCCTCCTGCCTGGAGTTTATCTTCCCATTGTGATATGTTGGTGCCACAGGAGTATAGGGAGTGGTTATTAGAGTAAATGCACCTCAAACTGTTGGTCCAGATACCACGTGGATGAAACAAATGAGCTGACTTCACATCTTTTGATGCCAGGAGAGGGTCCTTGAAAAGTGAGGAGTCCAGAAGGAAACTCGTGAGGGACTCAGCAGGATTTGGGGCAATCTGCTTCTTTCAGGTTTCTTGTTGCTTACACAAAGAAAGCCCCTCAGCTGACCCCACCCGAGCTGATGGCCTTGACCAGGAAAATGGCAGCCACTGGGGCCACCTGTTGTCATCTCAGTGAGGACAAACAACTGGCCTGCGGTGAGGGAGCGGTGAGTGTTCCGTTTAGTCCCTTCTTGTGTCTGCCCTGTTTGACTTGGAATAGCCTTATAATTCCCATTGAGGGCAGATGGTAAACACCAATGTGGAGATGGCTTTACTGGACTTGTGTGTTTGGTTACAGTTGGAGGAGTGTTAAGAACTCAGCCCAGAATGGTTGGCTTGTAGGCAGGCTTCCTGTCCTTCCTGTCCTTCCAGAATGGCTGGTGGAAGTGCAGTGAGTCTGTTCAACAATGAGCAAGACCAACATGTCACTCCATTCATGATTTCACCAAATATCCACTTTaatgttaaaaaaggaaaaagcttcaACTTTGTCAGATTTAaattagctattttatttttatccatatccatagttttgtcttttgtgGTTTAAATTTCTGATTATATTAGGGACAGTTTATTATCTTTAACAGGATATTGGGTAAAGGTAAGTTCCGTGTTCTAAATACTAAAATGACTTTCCAGCTAGTAGTGCCAATTGCCTTTACTTCTTACTGTCGTTAGTGCCACACGTATGATTCCAGGTTTGGGAGGACGCAGGGACACAGGGTAGGGTAATGGCTCAGCAGTGTAGGTTCTGGGGGTCTCCTGCCTACATTCCTGCCCTACTTTCGCCCCTTGTTGGCCTTGTCTCTGGGAAAGCCACTTGTCTCACTAAGCCTGAGATTTTTCATCTGacatttgagaataaaaattGTGCCACCCTCATAGGCTGGCTGTCTTAAATGAGGTAATCAGTGTAACTCACTTAGGACTAGCCTGATACACAGTAGGCCCACAAAATATGTTGGTCCTTATTACAAATTATTACTGGGTgttaaagaaatatgtttttttgctaggtatttcttttttattgaattatagtcaatttacaatattgtgtttgtttctggttatcatagtgattcatttgtgtgtgtgtatatatatatatattagttttctcttttattatttttaaattttttgacttacaatgttgtgttagtttctggtgtacagcatagtgattctatTCTATGTATATTCTTAAGAAATACCTTTGAAGTGTGGAAGGTAGGAGGATTCTATATTAGGAAAGCCTGAggacatacatgcacacacacacacacacatacacacacactggccttatttcttttaaattaggaCCATATGTTAGCTGTacataagtatgtatgtatgtgaaagGGTTAGGTTTGTGCTATTCTTACCTTCAGAGAGTGCTTCTCTGAATCCCAAAAGTAAAATAGGAAGCTCAACTAGACATACATGGGAAAGGTAAGCCTTGTATTGATTTCCTGGGTCAGGGCAGAGAATTTTCCCCTTTGGAAATTATGTATGTAACTGgaaatgtatttcaaataacTAACACAAACAGCTGAAGGGACTGTCTTCAGCATCACCTGTGGAACGTTGGTCCTTAAATGCTGAAGTTTATCCGAAACATATGGGTAAATAAGAATTGACAATATGGCAGCACACGATCCTACACAGACAGCAAATTTTCCTGTAATATTAATTACAAGTTACTGGACATTAAGCACTATTGCAACAATTGTTTGGAATCCTGAGTCAATCCTGTGGCGAATGCTCCATGCCCTcgttttctctctcattctgctAACTAGGCTGACCTTATCATCGGACAGCTATGCATCAGGCATGAGGAGACTCCCGTAAACCCTGGAGTGGGCCAGTGCTGCACCTCTTCGTATGCCAACAGGAGGCCGTGCTTCAGCAGCTTGGTGATGGACGAGACCTATGTCCCCCCGCCATTCTCTGATGACAAGTTCATCTTCCATAAGGATCTGTGCCAAGCTCAGGGGGTAGCCCTGCAAACAATGAAGCAACAGTAAGAAGCTGTTACTTGCTTGTCTGGAGAAGACTGACAACCCTAAAGAGTGGTTGAGGTTTCCACTTTACACACCCAACACTCCTGGGCTCACCAGGGGAACATTATGACTCCAAAGCACTTAAAGTAACTTTCAAGATGGTCTTGTCTCAGTGTCTTCAGAGCCTCTACTCTGGAAAAATTCACTGGGGCAGACAATTTCCCGTTCATTAAAATAGTCTCCATTTGAGCTATTGTTGTGGTGAATTTTGGGATTGAGGAAAAGGAGGCAATCTATTTTGGGCAATTAGGATATGTCTTTGCAGTAAGTCTTGGGTACTTTCTTTCCAAACACTGAAAAAACTCCtttgaatatataaatttttacattatttactCTTTGAAGAGAATAACCATAATATTTGCTTCAACCATGAAGTCTGGATGTCATGAAATAGAATGCACATTTCAGTCCTTGTGGGAGGCGCTctgtgatgatgatggtaatgcaAGTCAGTGGAACTCATGTTCTCCAAATTCCCATGCATTTTAATACTGCCATGCTTTGTAAAAGGTCTTCCTTCATTTTGGAAAACCTGTTCTGCCCTCTTATCTGTGTCACAGTCTGAGGCATGTTTCAAAGTACGGTAAGAATGCTGCCTTCCCTGGCAAGTCTTCACTGTTCCCCCGTCAACATTAATTCCAACATGAATGTGTTACTAAATGAGTAGTGCAGGCAATTAGGATGGCCCGTGCTCGGGTAAGGGTGTGACAATTGTGAATGGCAGGGGTTTAGAAGTCTGGGCCTTAGTGTATggataaaacatattttaaaagagagaactGGAAAGAATATTTTCGACAAAGAAAAAACTGTATTTCACTACATATAAGTATGGTGCAAGTACGAAATAGTGCTTCATCTACAATCTGTCCAAGTCTAGACCAGTGGAACACTTGCCATGTTTCTAGCTTCAGTCTTTCTAATAAAAGTATTAGGCAAGATATATGTGAAAAGTCTGGTGATGGGTTGATGGAATGAAGGTTTAGGGTGAGGATTGCTAGGGCTCTGAAAATTCTCTACTCGCATGGCTTTAGAAAAACACCATTGCATAGCAGACTTCCCTTGtatactgttttgttttaactCATAGGTTTCTCATTAACCTGGTGAAGCAAAAGCCACAAATAACAGAAGAGCAGCTCGAGGCAGTCATTGCAGATTTCTCTGGTCTACTGGAAAAGTGCTGCCAAGGCCAGGAGCAGGAAACCTGCTTTGCGGAGGAGGTATGTGCAGctctttttaattctcaaaatacttAGTATGAGATTTTCTATAATGAATAATCAGAAGAATACCCCACtaacttatgattttaaaa
The nucleotide sequence above comes from Camelus dromedarius isolate mCamDro1 chromosome 1, mCamDro1.pat, whole genome shotgun sequence. Encoded proteins:
- the AFP gene encoding alpha-fetoprotein; amino-acid sequence: MKWIVSIFFIFLLNFTESRTMHKNAYEIASILDSSQCSAETNLVGLATIFFAQFVQEATYKEVSKMVRDVLTVIEKSTGSEKPTGCLENQVSAFLEEICHEREIPEKYGLSGCCNQSGEERHNCFLAHKKATPASIPPFQVPEPVTSCKAYEENREWFMNQYIYEIARRHPFLYAPTLLSLAAQYDKVIPPCCKAENAVECFQTKAASITKELRESSLLNQHTCAVTRNFGPRTLQAITLTKLSQKFPKANFTEIQKLALDVVHTHEECCRGNVLECLQDGEKIMSYICSQQDSLSSKIAECCKLPTTLELGHCIIHAENDDKPEGLSPNLNRLLGERDFNQLSSREKDFSLARFTYEYSRRHTKLAVPVILRVVKGYQELLEKCSQSEHPLECQDKGEEESEKYIQESQALAKRSCGLFQKLGEYYLQNAFLVAYTKKAPQLTPPELMALTRKMAATGATCCHLSEDKQLACGEGAADLIIGQLCIRHEETPVNPGVGQCCTSSYANRRPCFSSLVMDETYVPPPFSDDKFIFHKDLCQAQGVALQTMKQQFLINLVKQKPQITEEQLEAVIADFSGLLEKCCQGQEQETCFAEEGPALISKTRTALGV